One genomic window of Limanda limanda chromosome 16, fLimLim1.1, whole genome shotgun sequence includes the following:
- the LOC133021505 gene encoding abl interactor 2-like isoform X4 — protein sequence MAELQMLLEVEIPAGRTALLDGFNNLLTVAEYCENNYVQSTDKQRALEETKSYTTQSLASVAYLINTLANNVLQMLDIQASQLRCMESSVNHISQTVDVHKEKVARREIGILTTNKNTCRSHKIVAQTNPERPVRYVRKPIDYGVLDDIGHGVKVKTPSMTLGSLSRTTPPSQKPPSPPRAGRVVFGKSSPYRTLEPVRPPVVPNHYVSSPTRNNMAPGQLPSPVRSATLNHRPRTFSSDGSSGGSHFSSCSRSSSRENSGSGCVGVPIAVPTPSPPSTFPGPMVPQFYSMNRPPPRHQTAQVGGSLPYRRPPSVTDQPITAENHVNGGGCYNQSPASPPPPSLLQFTPQLPLMGFVARVQESISDAPPTPAAENQSWPEELLPTPQPMEDGHEEDSAAGEYSDPYTEDDPAWAPRSYLEKVVAIYDYTADKEDELSFQEGGIIYVVRKNEDGWFEGVMNATTGLFPGNYVESIMHYAD from the exons TCCACAGACAAGCAGCGAGCGCTGGAGGAGACAAAGAGCTACACAACCCAGTCCCTGGCCAGCGTGGCCTACCTCATCAACACGCTGGCCAACAACGTGCTGCAGATGCTGGACATCCAGGCGTCCCAGCTGCGCTGCATGGAGAGCTCCGTCAACCACATCTCACAG accGTGGACGTGCACAAAGAGAAGGTGGCGCGGCGGGAGATCGGAATCTTGACCACGAACAAGAACACGTGCCGCTCGCACAAGATCGTGGCTCAGACCAATCCCGAGAGGCCGGTGCGCTACGTCAGGAAACCCATCGACTACGGCGTCCTGGACGACATCGGACACGGAGTCAAGGTGAAGACACCc AGCATGACATTAGGAAGTCTATCCCggaccacccccccctcccagaaACCACCCAGTCCTCCGAGGGCAGGCAGAGTCGTCTTTGG GAAGAGCTCCCCCTACAGGACCCTGGAGCCAGTGCGCCCCCCTGTGGTGCCCAACCATTATGTCTCCAGCCCCACCAGAAACAATATGGCCCCTGGGCAGCTTCCCAGTCCGGTCCGCAGCGCCACGCTCAACCACCGACCCCGAACCTTCAG tagtga tggcaGCAGTGGTGGCAGTCACTTCAGCAGCTGCAGtcgaagcagcagcagagaaaacagtGGCAGCGGCTGTGTGGGCGTTCCCATCGCCGTGCCGACGCCCTCCCCACCCTCCACCTtcccag GTCCGATGGTTCCTCAGTTCTACAGCATGAACCGACCTCCGCCACGACACCAGACTGCACAGGTGGGCGGGTCGCTGCCTTACCGCCGCCCCCCCTCTGTGACGGACCAGCCCATCACAGCAGAGAACCACGTCAACGGGGGGGGCTGCTACAACCAAAGCCCGG cctcccccccgcctcCATCCCTCCTGCAGTTCACCCCTCAGCTGCCGCTCATGGGGTTCGTTGCTCGAGTTCAGGAGTCCA TTTCAGACGCCCCTCCCACTCCGGCTGCTGAGAACCAATCATGGCCTGAGGAGCTCCTGCCGACTCCTCAGCCAATGGAAGACGGACATGAAGAGGACTCGGCAGCGGGGGAGTACAGCGACCCGTACACTGAGGACGACCCAGCGTGGGCCCCGAGAAGCTACCTGGAGAAAG TGGTGGCCATCTATGACTACACAGCTGACAAGGAGGACGAGCTGTCGTTCCAGGAAGGAGGGATCATCTACGTGGTCAGGAAGAACGAGGACGGCTGGTTCGAAGGCGTGATGAACGCCACCACCGGCCTCTTCCCCGGGAACTACGTGGAGTCCATCATGCACTACGCCgactga
- the LOC133021505 gene encoding abl interactor 2-like isoform X11 → MAELQMLLEVEIPAGRTALLDGFNNLLTVAEYCENNYVQSTDKQRALEETKSYTTQSLASVAYLINTLANNVLQMLDIQASQLRCMESSVNHISQTVDVHKEKVARREIGILTTNKNTCRSHKIVAQTNPERPVRYVRKPIDYGVLDDIGHGVKVKTPSMTLGSLSRTTPPSQKPPSPPRAGRVVFGGSSGGSHFSSCSRSSSRENSGSGCVGVPIAVPTPSPPSTFPGPMVPQFYSMNRPPPRHQTAQVGGSLPYRRPPSVTDQPITAENHVNGGGCYNQSPASPPPPSLLQFTPQLPLMGFVARVQESNAPPTPAAENQSWPEELLPTPQPMEDGHEEDSAAGEYSDPYTEDDPAWAPRSYLEKVVAIYDYTADKEDELSFQEGGIIYVVRKNEDGWFEGVMNATTGLFPGNYVESIMHYAD, encoded by the exons TCCACAGACAAGCAGCGAGCGCTGGAGGAGACAAAGAGCTACACAACCCAGTCCCTGGCCAGCGTGGCCTACCTCATCAACACGCTGGCCAACAACGTGCTGCAGATGCTGGACATCCAGGCGTCCCAGCTGCGCTGCATGGAGAGCTCCGTCAACCACATCTCACAG accGTGGACGTGCACAAAGAGAAGGTGGCGCGGCGGGAGATCGGAATCTTGACCACGAACAAGAACACGTGCCGCTCGCACAAGATCGTGGCTCAGACCAATCCCGAGAGGCCGGTGCGCTACGTCAGGAAACCCATCGACTACGGCGTCCTGGACGACATCGGACACGGAGTCAAGGTGAAGACACCc AGCATGACATTAGGAAGTCTATCCCggaccacccccccctcccagaaACCACCCAGTCCTCCGAGGGCAGGCAGAGTCGTCTTTGG tggcaGCAGTGGTGGCAGTCACTTCAGCAGCTGCAGtcgaagcagcagcagagaaaacagtGGCAGCGGCTGTGTGGGCGTTCCCATCGCCGTGCCGACGCCCTCCCCACCCTCCACCTtcccag GTCCGATGGTTCCTCAGTTCTACAGCATGAACCGACCTCCGCCACGACACCAGACTGCACAGGTGGGCGGGTCGCTGCCTTACCGCCGCCCCCCCTCTGTGACGGACCAGCCCATCACAGCAGAGAACCACGTCAACGGGGGGGGCTGCTACAACCAAAGCCCGG cctcccccccgcctcCATCCCTCCTGCAGTTCACCCCTCAGCTGCCGCTCATGGGGTTCGTTGCTCGAGTTCAGGAGTCCA ACGCCCCTCCCACTCCGGCTGCTGAGAACCAATCATGGCCTGAGGAGCTCCTGCCGACTCCTCAGCCAATGGAAGACGGACATGAAGAGGACTCGGCAGCGGGGGAGTACAGCGACCCGTACACTGAGGACGACCCAGCGTGGGCCCCGAGAAGCTACCTGGAGAAAG TGGTGGCCATCTATGACTACACAGCTGACAAGGAGGACGAGCTGTCGTTCCAGGAAGGAGGGATCATCTACGTGGTCAGGAAGAACGAGGACGGCTGGTTCGAAGGCGTGATGAACGCCACCACCGGCCTCTTCCCCGGGAACTACGTGGAGTCCATCATGCACTACGCCgactga
- the LOC133021505 gene encoding abl interactor 2-like isoform X10 — translation MAELQMLLEVEIPAGRTALLDGFNNLLTVAEYCENNYVQSTDKQRALEETKSYTTQSLASVAYLINTLANNVLQMLDIQASQLRCMESSVNHISQTVDVHKEKVARREIGILTTNKNTCRSHKIVAQTNPERPVRYVRKPIDYGVLDDIGHGVKVKTPSMTLGSLSRTTPPSQKPPSPPRAGRVVFGGSSGGSHFSSCSRSSSRENSGSGCVGVPIAVPTPSPPSTFPGPMVPQFYSMNRPPPRHQTAQVGGSLPYRRPPSVTDQPITAENHVNGGGCYNQSPASPPPPSLLQFTPQLPLMGFVARVQESISDAPPTPAAENQSWPEELLPTPQPMEDGHEEDSAAGEYSDPYTEDDPAWAPRSYLEKVVAIYDYTADKEDELSFQEGGIIYVVRKNEDGWFEGVMNATTGLFPGNYVESIMHYAD, via the exons TCCACAGACAAGCAGCGAGCGCTGGAGGAGACAAAGAGCTACACAACCCAGTCCCTGGCCAGCGTGGCCTACCTCATCAACACGCTGGCCAACAACGTGCTGCAGATGCTGGACATCCAGGCGTCCCAGCTGCGCTGCATGGAGAGCTCCGTCAACCACATCTCACAG accGTGGACGTGCACAAAGAGAAGGTGGCGCGGCGGGAGATCGGAATCTTGACCACGAACAAGAACACGTGCCGCTCGCACAAGATCGTGGCTCAGACCAATCCCGAGAGGCCGGTGCGCTACGTCAGGAAACCCATCGACTACGGCGTCCTGGACGACATCGGACACGGAGTCAAGGTGAAGACACCc AGCATGACATTAGGAAGTCTATCCCggaccacccccccctcccagaaACCACCCAGTCCTCCGAGGGCAGGCAGAGTCGTCTTTGG tggcaGCAGTGGTGGCAGTCACTTCAGCAGCTGCAGtcgaagcagcagcagagaaaacagtGGCAGCGGCTGTGTGGGCGTTCCCATCGCCGTGCCGACGCCCTCCCCACCCTCCACCTtcccag GTCCGATGGTTCCTCAGTTCTACAGCATGAACCGACCTCCGCCACGACACCAGACTGCACAGGTGGGCGGGTCGCTGCCTTACCGCCGCCCCCCCTCTGTGACGGACCAGCCCATCACAGCAGAGAACCACGTCAACGGGGGGGGCTGCTACAACCAAAGCCCGG cctcccccccgcctcCATCCCTCCTGCAGTTCACCCCTCAGCTGCCGCTCATGGGGTTCGTTGCTCGAGTTCAGGAGTCCA TTTCAGACGCCCCTCCCACTCCGGCTGCTGAGAACCAATCATGGCCTGAGGAGCTCCTGCCGACTCCTCAGCCAATGGAAGACGGACATGAAGAGGACTCGGCAGCGGGGGAGTACAGCGACCCGTACACTGAGGACGACCCAGCGTGGGCCCCGAGAAGCTACCTGGAGAAAG TGGTGGCCATCTATGACTACACAGCTGACAAGGAGGACGAGCTGTCGTTCCAGGAAGGAGGGATCATCTACGTGGTCAGGAAGAACGAGGACGGCTGGTTCGAAGGCGTGATGAACGCCACCACCGGCCTCTTCCCCGGGAACTACGTGGAGTCCATCATGCACTACGCCgactga
- the LOC133021505 gene encoding abl interactor 2-like isoform X18 yields MAELQMLLEVEIPAGRTALLDGFNNLLTVAEYCENNYVQSTDKQRALEETKSYTTQSLASVAYLINTLANNVLQMLDIQASQLRCMESSVNHISQVGQTHTQTHDMTLGSLSRTTPPSQKPPSPPRAGRVVFGKSSPYRTLEPVRPPVVPNHYVSSPTRNNMAPGQLPSPVRSATLNHRPRTFSGSSGGSHFSSCSRSSSRENSGSGCVGVPIAVPTPSPPSTFPGPMVPQFYSMNRPPPRHQTAQVGGSLPYRRPPSVTDQPITAENHVNGGGCYNQSPVSDAPPTPAAENQSWPEELLPTPQPMEDGHEEDSAAGEYSDPYTEDDPAWAPRSYLEKVVAIYDYTADKEDELSFQEGGIIYVVRKNEDGWFEGVMNATTGLFPGNYVESIMHYAD; encoded by the exons TCCACAGACAAGCAGCGAGCGCTGGAGGAGACAAAGAGCTACACAACCCAGTCCCTGGCCAGCGTGGCCTACCTCATCAACACGCTGGCCAACAACGTGCTGCAGATGCTGGACATCCAGGCGTCCCAGCTGCGCTGCATGGAGAGCTCCGTCAACCACATCTCACAGGtcgggcagacacacacacagacacacga CATGACATTAGGAAGTCTATCCCggaccacccccccctcccagaaACCACCCAGTCCTCCGAGGGCAGGCAGAGTCGTCTTTGG GAAGAGCTCCCCCTACAGGACCCTGGAGCCAGTGCGCCCCCCTGTGGTGCCCAACCATTATGTCTCCAGCCCCACCAGAAACAATATGGCCCCTGGGCAGCTTCCCAGTCCGGTCCGCAGCGCCACGCTCAACCACCGACCCCGAACCTTCAG tggcaGCAGTGGTGGCAGTCACTTCAGCAGCTGCAGtcgaagcagcagcagagaaaacagtGGCAGCGGCTGTGTGGGCGTTCCCATCGCCGTGCCGACGCCCTCCCCACCCTCCACCTtcccag GTCCGATGGTTCCTCAGTTCTACAGCATGAACCGACCTCCGCCACGACACCAGACTGCACAGGTGGGCGGGTCGCTGCCTTACCGCCGCCCCCCCTCTGTGACGGACCAGCCCATCACAGCAGAGAACCACGTCAACGGGGGGGGCTGCTACAACCAAAGCCCGG TTTCAGACGCCCCTCCCACTCCGGCTGCTGAGAACCAATCATGGCCTGAGGAGCTCCTGCCGACTCCTCAGCCAATGGAAGACGGACATGAAGAGGACTCGGCAGCGGGGGAGTACAGCGACCCGTACACTGAGGACGACCCAGCGTGGGCCCCGAGAAGCTACCTGGAGAAAG TGGTGGCCATCTATGACTACACAGCTGACAAGGAGGACGAGCTGTCGTTCCAGGAAGGAGGGATCATCTACGTGGTCAGGAAGAACGAGGACGGCTGGTTCGAAGGCGTGATGAACGCCACCACCGGCCTCTTCCCCGGGAACTACGTGGAGTCCATCATGCACTACGCCgactga
- the LOC133021505 gene encoding abl interactor 2-like isoform X17, with amino-acid sequence MAELQMLLEVEIPAGRTALLDGFNNLLTVAEYCENNYVQSTDKQRALEETKSYTTQSLASVAYLINTLANNVLQMLDIQASQLRCMESSVNHISQTVDVHKEKVARREIGILTTNKNTCRSHKIVAQTNPERPVRYVRKPIDYGVLDDIGHGVKVKTPSMTLGSLSRTTPPSQKPPSPPRAGRVVFGGSSGGSHFSSCSRSSSRENSGSGCVGVPIAVPTPSPPSTFPGPMVPQFYSMNRPPPRHQTAQVGGSLPYRRPPSVTDQPITAENHVNGGGCYNQSPVSDAPPTPAAENQSWPEELLPTPQPMEDGHEEDSAAGEYSDPYTEDDPAWAPRSYLEKVVAIYDYTADKEDELSFQEGGIIYVVRKNEDGWFEGVMNATTGLFPGNYVESIMHYAD; translated from the exons TCCACAGACAAGCAGCGAGCGCTGGAGGAGACAAAGAGCTACACAACCCAGTCCCTGGCCAGCGTGGCCTACCTCATCAACACGCTGGCCAACAACGTGCTGCAGATGCTGGACATCCAGGCGTCCCAGCTGCGCTGCATGGAGAGCTCCGTCAACCACATCTCACAG accGTGGACGTGCACAAAGAGAAGGTGGCGCGGCGGGAGATCGGAATCTTGACCACGAACAAGAACACGTGCCGCTCGCACAAGATCGTGGCTCAGACCAATCCCGAGAGGCCGGTGCGCTACGTCAGGAAACCCATCGACTACGGCGTCCTGGACGACATCGGACACGGAGTCAAGGTGAAGACACCc AGCATGACATTAGGAAGTCTATCCCggaccacccccccctcccagaaACCACCCAGTCCTCCGAGGGCAGGCAGAGTCGTCTTTGG tggcaGCAGTGGTGGCAGTCACTTCAGCAGCTGCAGtcgaagcagcagcagagaaaacagtGGCAGCGGCTGTGTGGGCGTTCCCATCGCCGTGCCGACGCCCTCCCCACCCTCCACCTtcccag GTCCGATGGTTCCTCAGTTCTACAGCATGAACCGACCTCCGCCACGACACCAGACTGCACAGGTGGGCGGGTCGCTGCCTTACCGCCGCCCCCCCTCTGTGACGGACCAGCCCATCACAGCAGAGAACCACGTCAACGGGGGGGGCTGCTACAACCAAAGCCCGG TTTCAGACGCCCCTCCCACTCCGGCTGCTGAGAACCAATCATGGCCTGAGGAGCTCCTGCCGACTCCTCAGCCAATGGAAGACGGACATGAAGAGGACTCGGCAGCGGGGGAGTACAGCGACCCGTACACTGAGGACGACCCAGCGTGGGCCCCGAGAAGCTACCTGGAGAAAG TGGTGGCCATCTATGACTACACAGCTGACAAGGAGGACGAGCTGTCGTTCCAGGAAGGAGGGATCATCTACGTGGTCAGGAAGAACGAGGACGGCTGGTTCGAAGGCGTGATGAACGCCACCACCGGCCTCTTCCCCGGGAACTACGTGGAGTCCATCATGCACTACGCCgactga
- the LOC133021505 gene encoding abl interactor 2-like isoform X5 — protein MAELQMLLEVEIPAGRTALLDGFNNLLTVAEYCENNYVQSTDKQRALEETKSYTTQSLASVAYLINTLANNVLQMLDIQASQLRCMESSVNHISQTVDVHKEKVARREIGILTTNKNTCRSHKIVAQTNPERPVRYVRKPIDYGVLDDIGHGVKVKTPSMTLGSLSRTTPPSQKPPSPPRAGRVVFGKSSPYRTLEPVRPPVVPNHYVSSPTRNNMAPGQLPSPVRSATLNHRPRTFSSDGSSGGSHFSSCSRSSSRENSGSGCVGVPIAVPTPSPPSTFPGPMVPQFYSMNRPPPRHQTAQVGGSLPYRRPPSVTDQPITAENHVNGGGCYNQSPASPPPPSLLQFTPQLPLMGFVARVQESNAPPTPAAENQSWPEELLPTPQPMEDGHEEDSAAGEYSDPYTEDDPAWAPRSYLEKVVAIYDYTADKEDELSFQEGGIIYVVRKNEDGWFEGVMNATTGLFPGNYVESIMHYAD, from the exons TCCACAGACAAGCAGCGAGCGCTGGAGGAGACAAAGAGCTACACAACCCAGTCCCTGGCCAGCGTGGCCTACCTCATCAACACGCTGGCCAACAACGTGCTGCAGATGCTGGACATCCAGGCGTCCCAGCTGCGCTGCATGGAGAGCTCCGTCAACCACATCTCACAG accGTGGACGTGCACAAAGAGAAGGTGGCGCGGCGGGAGATCGGAATCTTGACCACGAACAAGAACACGTGCCGCTCGCACAAGATCGTGGCTCAGACCAATCCCGAGAGGCCGGTGCGCTACGTCAGGAAACCCATCGACTACGGCGTCCTGGACGACATCGGACACGGAGTCAAGGTGAAGACACCc AGCATGACATTAGGAAGTCTATCCCggaccacccccccctcccagaaACCACCCAGTCCTCCGAGGGCAGGCAGAGTCGTCTTTGG GAAGAGCTCCCCCTACAGGACCCTGGAGCCAGTGCGCCCCCCTGTGGTGCCCAACCATTATGTCTCCAGCCCCACCAGAAACAATATGGCCCCTGGGCAGCTTCCCAGTCCGGTCCGCAGCGCCACGCTCAACCACCGACCCCGAACCTTCAG tagtga tggcaGCAGTGGTGGCAGTCACTTCAGCAGCTGCAGtcgaagcagcagcagagaaaacagtGGCAGCGGCTGTGTGGGCGTTCCCATCGCCGTGCCGACGCCCTCCCCACCCTCCACCTtcccag GTCCGATGGTTCCTCAGTTCTACAGCATGAACCGACCTCCGCCACGACACCAGACTGCACAGGTGGGCGGGTCGCTGCCTTACCGCCGCCCCCCCTCTGTGACGGACCAGCCCATCACAGCAGAGAACCACGTCAACGGGGGGGGCTGCTACAACCAAAGCCCGG cctcccccccgcctcCATCCCTCCTGCAGTTCACCCCTCAGCTGCCGCTCATGGGGTTCGTTGCTCGAGTTCAGGAGTCCA ACGCCCCTCCCACTCCGGCTGCTGAGAACCAATCATGGCCTGAGGAGCTCCTGCCGACTCCTCAGCCAATGGAAGACGGACATGAAGAGGACTCGGCAGCGGGGGAGTACAGCGACCCGTACACTGAGGACGACCCAGCGTGGGCCCCGAGAAGCTACCTGGAGAAAG TGGTGGCCATCTATGACTACACAGCTGACAAGGAGGACGAGCTGTCGTTCCAGGAAGGAGGGATCATCTACGTGGTCAGGAAGAACGAGGACGGCTGGTTCGAAGGCGTGATGAACGCCACCACCGGCCTCTTCCCCGGGAACTACGTGGAGTCCATCATGCACTACGCCgactga
- the LOC133021505 gene encoding abl interactor 2-like isoform X8 produces the protein MAELQMLLEVEIPAGRTALLDGFNNLLTVAEYCENNYVQSTDKQRALEETKSYTTQSLASVAYLINTLANNVLQMLDIQASQLRCMESSVNHISQTVDVHKEKVARREIGILTTNKNTCRSHKIVAQTNPERPVRYVRKPIDYGVLDDIGHGVKVKTPSMTLGSLSRTTPPSQKPPSPPRAGRVVFGKSSPYRTLEPVRPPVVPNHYVSSPTRNNMAPGQLPSPVRSATLNHRPRTFSSDGSSGGSHFSSCSRSSSRENSGSGCVGVPIAVPTPSPPSTFPGPMVPQFYSMNRPPPRHQTAQVGGSLPYRRPPSVTDQPITAENHVNGGGCYNQSPVSDAPPTPAAENQSWPEELLPTPQPMEDGHEEDSAAGEYSDPYTEDDPAWAPRSYLEKVVAIYDYTADKEDELSFQEGGIIYVVRKNEDGWFEGVMNATTGLFPGNYVESIMHYAD, from the exons TCCACAGACAAGCAGCGAGCGCTGGAGGAGACAAAGAGCTACACAACCCAGTCCCTGGCCAGCGTGGCCTACCTCATCAACACGCTGGCCAACAACGTGCTGCAGATGCTGGACATCCAGGCGTCCCAGCTGCGCTGCATGGAGAGCTCCGTCAACCACATCTCACAG accGTGGACGTGCACAAAGAGAAGGTGGCGCGGCGGGAGATCGGAATCTTGACCACGAACAAGAACACGTGCCGCTCGCACAAGATCGTGGCTCAGACCAATCCCGAGAGGCCGGTGCGCTACGTCAGGAAACCCATCGACTACGGCGTCCTGGACGACATCGGACACGGAGTCAAGGTGAAGACACCc AGCATGACATTAGGAAGTCTATCCCggaccacccccccctcccagaaACCACCCAGTCCTCCGAGGGCAGGCAGAGTCGTCTTTGG GAAGAGCTCCCCCTACAGGACCCTGGAGCCAGTGCGCCCCCCTGTGGTGCCCAACCATTATGTCTCCAGCCCCACCAGAAACAATATGGCCCCTGGGCAGCTTCCCAGTCCGGTCCGCAGCGCCACGCTCAACCACCGACCCCGAACCTTCAG tagtga tggcaGCAGTGGTGGCAGTCACTTCAGCAGCTGCAGtcgaagcagcagcagagaaaacagtGGCAGCGGCTGTGTGGGCGTTCCCATCGCCGTGCCGACGCCCTCCCCACCCTCCACCTtcccag GTCCGATGGTTCCTCAGTTCTACAGCATGAACCGACCTCCGCCACGACACCAGACTGCACAGGTGGGCGGGTCGCTGCCTTACCGCCGCCCCCCCTCTGTGACGGACCAGCCCATCACAGCAGAGAACCACGTCAACGGGGGGGGCTGCTACAACCAAAGCCCGG TTTCAGACGCCCCTCCCACTCCGGCTGCTGAGAACCAATCATGGCCTGAGGAGCTCCTGCCGACTCCTCAGCCAATGGAAGACGGACATGAAGAGGACTCGGCAGCGGGGGAGTACAGCGACCCGTACACTGAGGACGACCCAGCGTGGGCCCCGAGAAGCTACCTGGAGAAAG TGGTGGCCATCTATGACTACACAGCTGACAAGGAGGACGAGCTGTCGTTCCAGGAAGGAGGGATCATCTACGTGGTCAGGAAGAACGAGGACGGCTGGTTCGAAGGCGTGATGAACGCCACCACCGGCCTCTTCCCCGGGAACTACGTGGAGTCCATCATGCACTACGCCgactga
- the LOC133021505 gene encoding abl interactor 2-like isoform X20 yields MAELQMLLEVEIPAGRTALLDGFNNLLTVAEYCENNYVQSTDKQRALEETKSYTTQSLASVAYLINTLANNVLQMLDIQASQLRCMESSVNHISQTVDVHKEKVARREIGILTTNKNTCRSHKIVAQTNPERPVRYVRKPIDYGVLDDIGHGVKVKTPSMTLGSLSRTTPPSQKPPSPPRAGRVVFGNSGSSGGSHFSSCSRSSSRENSGSGCVGVPIAVPTPSPPSTFPGPMVPQFYSMNRPPPRHQTAQVGGSLPYRRPPSVTDQPITAENHVNGGGCYNQSPDAPPTPAAENQSWPEELLPTPQPMEDGHEEDSAAGEYSDPYTEDDPAWAPRSYLEKVVAIYDYTADKEDELSFQEGGIIYVVRKNEDGWFEGVMNATTGLFPGNYVESIMHYAD; encoded by the exons TCCACAGACAAGCAGCGAGCGCTGGAGGAGACAAAGAGCTACACAACCCAGTCCCTGGCCAGCGTGGCCTACCTCATCAACACGCTGGCCAACAACGTGCTGCAGATGCTGGACATCCAGGCGTCCCAGCTGCGCTGCATGGAGAGCTCCGTCAACCACATCTCACAG accGTGGACGTGCACAAAGAGAAGGTGGCGCGGCGGGAGATCGGAATCTTGACCACGAACAAGAACACGTGCCGCTCGCACAAGATCGTGGCTCAGACCAATCCCGAGAGGCCGGTGCGCTACGTCAGGAAACCCATCGACTACGGCGTCCTGGACGACATCGGACACGGAGTCAAGGTGAAGACACCc AGCATGACATTAGGAAGTCTATCCCggaccacccccccctcccagaaACCACCCAGTCCTCCGAGGGCAGGCAGAGTCGTCTTTGG AAACAG tggcaGCAGTGGTGGCAGTCACTTCAGCAGCTGCAGtcgaagcagcagcagagaaaacagtGGCAGCGGCTGTGTGGGCGTTCCCATCGCCGTGCCGACGCCCTCCCCACCCTCCACCTtcccag GTCCGATGGTTCCTCAGTTCTACAGCATGAACCGACCTCCGCCACGACACCAGACTGCACAGGTGGGCGGGTCGCTGCCTTACCGCCGCCCCCCCTCTGTGACGGACCAGCCCATCACAGCAGAGAACCACGTCAACGGGGGGGGCTGCTACAACCAAAGCCCGG ACGCCCCTCCCACTCCGGCTGCTGAGAACCAATCATGGCCTGAGGAGCTCCTGCCGACTCCTCAGCCAATGGAAGACGGACATGAAGAGGACTCGGCAGCGGGGGAGTACAGCGACCCGTACACTGAGGACGACCCAGCGTGGGCCCCGAGAAGCTACCTGGAGAAAG TGGTGGCCATCTATGACTACACAGCTGACAAGGAGGACGAGCTGTCGTTCCAGGAAGGAGGGATCATCTACGTGGTCAGGAAGAACGAGGACGGCTGGTTCGAAGGCGTGATGAACGCCACCACCGGCCTCTTCCCCGGGAACTACGTGGAGTCCATCATGCACTACGCCgactga